Proteins from one Pseudomonadota bacterium genomic window:
- a CDS encoding chalcone isomerase family protein, with protein MLAGKIGTVIDLASRLPEQGFEQNCTSPCVLPQKEIAAFQLFIPDSRSGDTQTYADRMEVFSNGKRIGEVKGAGFTRLLLSTWIGPPAPPTEALKNALLGLAGSKR; from the coding sequence ATGCTGGCGGGGAAGATCGGGACGGTGATTGATCTAGCCTCACGCTTGCCCGAGCAGGGCTTCGAGCAAAACTGCACGTCGCCCTGCGTGCTGCCACAGAAAGAGATCGCGGCGTTTCAGTTATTTATTCCGGACTCGCGCAGCGGTGACACCCAGACCTACGCTGACCGTATGGAAGTGTTCTCGAACGGCAAACGGATCGGCGAGGTCAAGGGCGCAGGGTTCACACGCCTGTTGCTGTCCACCTGGATTGGCCCACCGGCGCCGCCGACCGAAGCATTGAAAAACGCCCTGCTCGGTCTTGCAGGCTCA
- a CDS encoding response regulator, with the protein MSTNGGLCSDTQRGELILLVHQDSKSQESLRHVLVRAGYRRVVAVDTARAVVSKLQHGPYNLLITSYLLPDGDAWTLARIVRSGRFCRKSLPILVLFEGNTSQTLRAMVHEHQVRLLSTDQVHSLLEAVDDCMACDPRPAVLVIEDDETSANLARDCLQHLFDVELAPDGAVGLRAYRERRHDLILLDLRLPGLPGEEVLRQIRGIDQRQPVVVITAHASLDAHASLMLDGATDFLPKPFDIAHLRQICESVLRQRDCVETVAEWREMDVVVRELSGRVHAADHALSVGKAGSAACHLKSAIENSPATALTDEEWRSLLDEF; encoded by the coding sequence ATGAGCACGAACGGGGGGCTCTGTAGCGACACGCAGCGCGGCGAGCTCATTTTGCTCGTACATCAGGACTCCAAATCTCAAGAGAGCCTACGGCATGTGCTCGTGCGCGCGGGCTATCGCCGAGTTGTTGCCGTTGATACGGCACGCGCCGTTGTCAGCAAACTGCAGCACGGCCCGTATAACCTGCTGATCACGAGTTATTTGCTTCCGGACGGCGACGCGTGGACGTTAGCACGAATCGTTCGGTCCGGGCGGTTTTGCCGCAAGTCTCTGCCAATCCTGGTTTTGTTCGAAGGGAATACCAGCCAAACCCTACGGGCCATGGTGCACGAACACCAAGTGCGTCTGCTTTCCACGGACCAAGTGCACAGCCTTCTGGAGGCAGTCGATGACTGTATGGCGTGCGATCCACGACCCGCTGTTCTCGTCATCGAGGACGATGAGACCTCTGCCAATCTCGCAAGAGACTGCCTACAGCACCTCTTCGACGTGGAGCTTGCCCCGGATGGCGCGGTAGGGCTCCGCGCTTACCGTGAGCGCCGCCACGACCTCATACTGCTCGATTTACGCTTACCTGGTTTGCCTGGCGAAGAAGTACTGCGCCAGATCCGCGGGATTGATCAAAGACAACCGGTCGTTGTTATCACCGCGCACGCATCGCTTGATGCGCACGCCTCACTCATGCTCGACGGGGCTACCGATTTCCTACCTAAACCGTTTGACATTGCCCACCTTCGCCAAATCTGCGAGAGCGTATTACGACAACGCGATTGCGTTGAAACCGTAGCGGAATGGAGGGAGATGGACGTTGTGGTGAGGGAGTTAAGCGGCCGAGTGCATGCCGCCGACCATGCACTTTCGGTCGGTAAAGCAGGATCCGCTGCATGCCACTTAAAGAGTGCAATCGAAAACTCCCCCGCGACAGCCCTCACCGACGAGGAATGGCGATCCCTACTGGACGAGTTTTAG
- a CDS encoding TonB-dependent receptor — MTKSLDPDGEANFELANSDLTYHDRYSDALDVTAQLSYVKLNSRFGLIGFPPGAFGGTFPDGVRQDLDVEEDRVRGELTGLYTGIKHHWLRVGLGGVFESTDTTRDERNYIVVNGVPLPTGIVAEGGGVGDVPIFPDAERTIFYTYLQDEWSFTNDWSLTTGVRLDHYSDFGTTVNPRVGLVWNTDYRLTTKILYGRAFRPPSFIEQHSNGLTLGLGNPDLDPTTIDMVELAFDYRSTRYRSSLNLFWYTLHDFIEVVANPASPNGLGFVNGDDHSGYGWEWEYALDITPSVGLLWKYAYVDGLGQDDDVRTRLTPKHQIYGEANWHITPEWNLNANVKSVLNRERPSGDPRPPIDDYSTVNLTLQRRNIANYFDAAISIRNLLDANAREPSDSATSLPFDIPFAGRHVYGELRIQFP; from the coding sequence GTGACGAAAAGCTTAGACCCCGACGGGGAAGCGAATTTTGAGCTCGCCAATTCCGATCTCACTTATCACGATCGTTATTCGGATGCACTCGATGTTACTGCGCAACTGAGCTATGTGAAATTAAACTCGCGCTTCGGCCTTATAGGATTTCCGCCAGGCGCCTTCGGAGGCACCTTTCCGGACGGGGTCCGACAAGATCTCGATGTCGAGGAGGATCGCGTACGCGGCGAATTAACGGGGCTATATACAGGGATCAAACATCACTGGCTTAGAGTCGGGCTTGGCGGTGTGTTCGAGTCTACGGATACCACCCGGGATGAGAGGAATTACATTGTCGTGAACGGTGTGCCCCTGCCGACCGGAATAGTTGCGGAGGGAGGCGGCGTAGGGGATGTCCCGATCTTTCCGGATGCTGAGCGAACGATATTCTATACCTACCTCCAGGATGAATGGTCGTTCACCAACGACTGGAGCCTGACCACGGGGGTTCGGCTTGACCACTACTCCGATTTTGGAACGACGGTGAATCCACGCGTGGGTCTTGTCTGGAATACGGATTACCGACTCACCACGAAGATCCTCTATGGGCGTGCGTTTCGGCCACCATCGTTCATCGAACAGCATTCTAACGGACTGACCCTTGGCCTTGGCAATCCGGATCTTGACCCCACCACCATCGACATGGTTGAGCTGGCGTTCGACTACCGGTCGACGCGTTACCGCTCGAGCCTTAATCTCTTCTGGTACACCTTGCACGATTTCATTGAGGTGGTCGCGAACCCCGCATCACCGAATGGCCTTGGTTTCGTCAATGGGGACGATCACAGTGGCTACGGTTGGGAGTGGGAATACGCACTGGATATAACGCCGAGCGTTGGTCTCTTGTGGAAGTACGCTTACGTTGATGGGCTCGGGCAAGATGATGATGTGAGAACGCGCCTTACTCCGAAACACCAGATTTACGGTGAAGCGAACTGGCATATTACGCCGGAATGGAACCTGAATGCCAACGTAAAATCGGTGCTCAACCGGGAGCGCCCGAGCGGTGATCCTCGCCCTCCCATAGACGACTATTCGACCGTCAACCTCACATTACAGCGGCGCAACATCGCTAATTATTTCGATGCGGCGATCTCGATCCGTAATCTCCTGGACGCCAATGCGCGCGAGCCGAGCGACTCGGCGACCTCATTGCCGTTTGACATCCCGTTCGCCGGGCGCCATGTCTATGGCGAATTGCGTATTCAGTTTCCGTAA